From the Paenibacillus sp. FSL H8-0548 genome, one window contains:
- a CDS encoding NAD(P)-dependent oxidoreductase — protein sequence MNTIEQLEEQLAKPSAELIADLSKMDGDIIILGVGGKMGPSLARLAVNAIREGGASKRVIGVSRFSNEEARRELEEAGVETISCDLLNDEELKSLPRVQNVIYMAGNKFGTTGREYFTWAMNAYLPGRVAEKYKDSRIVVFSSGNVYPFLPVGSGGANESIVPEPLGEYAQSCLGRERVFEYFAHQNGTPMTIYRLNYAIDMRYGVLLELARSVNEGRAINLSMGHANIIWQGDANEMALRCLTQCSSPPSIVNVTGPETMSIRWAAKELASRLGKEVLFEGQESDTALLNNASKSHQLFGYPRVSMLQMIDWTAEWVKAGGHTWNKPTHFQERKGKF from the coding sequence TTGAATACAATCGAACAATTAGAGGAACAGCTGGCGAAGCCATCGGCAGAGCTGATTGCTGATTTAAGTAAAATGGATGGAGATATCATCATACTGGGAGTAGGAGGCAAGATGGGTCCGAGTCTTGCAAGACTCGCAGTCAATGCGATTCGTGAGGGAGGCGCGAGCAAACGGGTTATTGGCGTATCCCGTTTCTCCAACGAGGAGGCGCGGCGCGAGCTTGAGGAGGCAGGCGTGGAGACGATCTCCTGTGATCTTTTGAATGATGAAGAGTTGAAGAGCTTGCCTCGTGTGCAAAATGTTATTTATATGGCCGGTAACAAGTTCGGCACGACTGGACGCGAATACTTTACTTGGGCGATGAATGCTTATCTGCCAGGGAGAGTAGCTGAAAAATATAAGGATTCGAGAATTGTAGTATTCTCTTCCGGCAACGTTTATCCGTTCTTGCCTGTGGGCAGCGGCGGTGCGAACGAATCGATCGTGCCCGAGCCGCTGGGGGAATATGCTCAGTCTTGCTTGGGACGCGAGCGGGTATTTGAATATTTTGCTCATCAGAATGGAACGCCAATGACCATCTATCGTCTCAACTATGCGATTGATATGCGCTATGGCGTACTGCTGGAGCTGGCCAGATCGGTAAATGAAGGACGCGCGATCAATCTGTCGATGGGGCATGCAAATATCATTTGGCAGGGGGATGCTAATGAAATGGCGCTTCGCTGCCTGACGCAATGCTCAAGCCCTCCATCCATCGTTAATGTAACAGGACCGGAGACGATGTCGATACGCTGGGCTGCGAAGGAGCTTGCAAGCCGATTAGGCAAGGAAGTGCTGTTCGAGGGTCAGGAGTCGGATACAGCACTGCTAAATAATGCTTCAAAATCCCATCAGCTGTTCGGTTATCCGCGGGTATCCATGCTGCAAATGATCGATTGGACAGCAGAGTGGGTTAAGGCTGGCGGACACACTTGGAATAAACCGACACATTTTCAAGAGAGAAAGGGGAAATTCTAA
- the sdaAA gene encoding L-serine ammonia-lyase, iron-sulfur-dependent, subunit alpha: MKFASLKELIACCNQEGLSIGELMLAEQAKEADMSEADVFVKMLEYYTIMKEAVRKGLDEPVPSRSGLTGGDAVRVREHLQSGEPSLGEHASRAMAYALSVSEVNASMGRIIATPTAGSCGIIPGVFVSAQERWGWEDEKLVTGLFAAGAIGYVIANNSFISGAEGGCQAEIGSAIGMAAGALTELRGGTPEQAVHAVGLALKNSLGLICDPVGGLVEIPCIVRNGFGAVTSLAASDMALAGVRSVIPSDEVIDVMLEVGAAMPDKHKETAKGGLAQTPTGKRIMRELYGKGASAGANNRKHQKKGVEPQP, from the coding sequence ATGAAATTTGCAAGCCTTAAAGAGTTAATCGCTTGCTGCAATCAAGAAGGGTTGTCCATCGGCGAGCTTATGCTTGCAGAACAGGCGAAGGAAGCGGATATGAGCGAAGCAGACGTCTTTGTTAAAATGTTGGAGTATTACACTATTATGAAAGAGGCGGTCAGGAAAGGTTTGGATGAGCCGGTTCCATCGCGAAGCGGGTTGACTGGCGGAGATGCTGTCCGCGTACGTGAGCATCTGCAAAGCGGAGAGCCCTCGCTCGGAGAGCATGCAAGCAGAGCGATGGCGTACGCACTCTCGGTTTCCGAGGTGAATGCCTCCATGGGGAGAATTATCGCAACGCCTACAGCCGGCTCTTGCGGAATTATTCCCGGCGTATTCGTAAGCGCGCAGGAGCGCTGGGGCTGGGAGGACGAGAAGCTTGTGACCGGCTTGTTCGCCGCTGGCGCGATCGGCTACGTTATCGCGAATAATTCCTTCATATCTGGTGCCGAGGGCGGCTGCCAAGCGGAGATCGGTTCGGCTATTGGCATGGCTGCTGGAGCGCTCACAGAGCTGCGTGGAGGAACGCCGGAGCAGGCGGTTCATGCAGTTGGCCTTGCGCTTAAAAATTCGCTTGGCTTGATCTGCGACCCTGTGGGCGGGCTGGTAGAAATTCCTTGTATCGTACGTAACGGCTTCGGTGCCGTAACTTCTCTCGCGGCATCAGATATGGCCCTTGCCGGCGTTCGAAGCGTCATTCCGTCCGATGAGGTCATTGATGTGATGCTTGAGGTAGGGGCTGCTATGCCGGATAAGCACAAGGAGACCGCCAAAGGGGGACTTGCGCAGACGCCGACAGGCAAGCGCATTATGCGCGAGCTTTACGGCAAAGGAGCAAGCGCAGGAGCAAATAACCGAAAGCATCAAAAGAAAGGAGTAGAGCCGCAGCCATGA
- a CDS encoding LysM peptidoglycan-binding domain-containing protein, translating into MQIHVVQRGDTLYKLGQKFDVTVNEIADANGLNDQSLLVIGQSIIIPTEAGTHKVLAGETLWLIARRYGVTLQELAHFNQIANPALIYPGQTIVIPQPARPTIEVNAYTEKFGAAGIAIIDEIGPYLTYLSPFSYRVQADGSMIPLDDSAIIKAAYDQKVAPMMVITNFENGTFSPDIAHTILNESTLQQKLISSIVDTMKQKGYLALNVDFEYVPPGDRELYNAFLQNLVDRLHPLNYLVSTCLAPKLHAEQTGTLYEAHDYPAHGRIVDFVILMTYEWGWSGGPPRAVAPINEVNKVVSYALSVIPPQKVMLGMPLYGYDWTLPYVQGGKWAPTISPKEAVNRAGKYGAEIKYDDEGQSPYYNYYDEEGREHIVWYEDARSVQAKFNLVKTYGLRGVSYWVLGVAFPQNWYVLGANFTIKKLV; encoded by the coding sequence GTGCAGATTCATGTCGTGCAGCGGGGAGATACGCTCTATAAGCTGGGGCAAAAATTCGATGTTACCGTAAATGAAATCGCTGATGCCAATGGTTTAAACGATCAGAGCCTGCTCGTCATCGGCCAATCGATTATTATTCCTACAGAAGCAGGCACTCATAAGGTGCTCGCAGGCGAAACGTTATGGCTCATTGCCCGCCGATACGGGGTTACGCTGCAGGAACTTGCCCATTTTAATCAAATTGCTAACCCCGCCCTCATTTATCCTGGGCAAACTATTGTTATTCCACAGCCGGCACGGCCTACGATTGAGGTGAACGCCTACACTGAGAAATTCGGAGCTGCCGGTATCGCAATTATCGATGAAATCGGACCGTACTTAACGTACCTAAGCCCATTCAGTTACCGTGTACAAGCAGACGGCTCCATGATTCCCCTAGATGATTCAGCCATTATAAAAGCCGCATACGATCAGAAGGTAGCACCGATGATGGTCATTACTAATTTTGAAAATGGTACCTTCAGTCCGGATATCGCTCATACGATTCTGAATGAATCCACTCTCCAACAAAAGCTGATTTCCAGCATTGTCGATACGATGAAGCAAAAAGGCTATCTAGCGCTCAATGTCGACTTCGAATACGTTCCGCCCGGTGATCGCGAGCTGTATAACGCATTTTTACAAAACCTTGTGGATCGCCTTCATCCGCTTAATTACCTCGTATCGACCTGTCTCGCTCCAAAGCTTCACGCCGAGCAGACCGGAACCTTGTACGAAGCGCATGACTATCCGGCCCATGGGCGCATCGTTGATTTTGTTATCTTAATGACCTATGAGTGGGGCTGGTCCGGAGGCCCTCCGCGTGCGGTTGCGCCAATAAACGAGGTAAATAAGGTAGTAAGCTATGCCCTTAGCGTTATTCCGCCGCAAAAAGTAATGCTCGGCATGCCTTTGTATGGCTATGATTGGACACTGCCTTACGTGCAAGGCGGCAAATGGGCGCCAACCATCAGTCCGAAGGAAGCGGTGAATCGGGCCGGCAAATACGGCGCTGAAATTAAATACGACGATGAGGGTCAATCACCTTATTACAACTATTATGACGAGGAGGGCCGTGAGCATATCGTTTGGTACGAGGATGCCCGCAGCGTTCAGGCAAAGTTCAACCTTGTAAAGACGTACGGATTACGCGGTGTCAGCTACTGGGTGCTCGGCGTTGCGTTCCCGCAAAACTGGTATGTGCTCGGTGCAAACTTCACCATTAAGAAGCTTGTATAA
- the msrA gene encoding peptide-methionine (S)-S-oxide reductase MsrA, producing MVISQNNELATFAGGCFWCMVTPFEEMPGIIRVVSGYTGGHTINPTYEEVCSETTGHAEAIQIEYNPSIMPYKKLLDIFWQQIDPTDPEGQFFDKGSSYRSAIFYHTDEQKSLAEQSKVELEQSGRFTKPIVTEISRAETFYEAEEYHQDFHKKNPYRYKSYRSGSGRDKFIDKHWAVKKDAAELKKNLTPIQYEVTQNNATERPFQNEFWDYKEEGLYVDIVSGEPLFTSKEKFDSHCGWPSFTQPIINHNVNEVVDTTHGMVRTEVRSRQADSHLGHVFNDGPGPNGLRYCINSASLKFIPKDKLEAEGYGEYASLFVQI from the coding sequence ATTGTGATTTCGCAAAATAATGAGCTGGCTACGTTTGCAGGAGGATGCTTTTGGTGCATGGTAACGCCCTTTGAGGAAATGCCTGGCATCATTCGTGTAGTTTCGGGCTATACTGGAGGGCATACCATTAACCCTACATATGAGGAGGTTTGCTCTGAAACAACAGGTCACGCAGAGGCCATTCAAATAGAATATAATCCAAGCATCATGCCATATAAGAAGCTCCTCGACATCTTTTGGCAGCAAATTGATCCAACAGACCCTGAGGGGCAGTTTTTTGATAAAGGATCTTCTTATCGCTCAGCTATTTTTTATCATACAGACGAGCAAAAAAGTTTAGCGGAACAATCGAAAGTAGAGCTTGAACAAAGCGGTAGATTTACAAAGCCGATTGTGACCGAGATCTCTCGTGCAGAGACGTTTTATGAGGCTGAAGAATATCATCAGGATTTTCATAAGAAAAATCCGTATCGTTATAAATCATACCGGAGTGGCTCGGGGAGGGATAAGTTCATCGATAAGCATTGGGCTGTAAAAAAAGACGCTGCGGAGCTTAAAAAGAATCTCACGCCGATACAGTATGAAGTCACTCAAAATAACGCTACAGAAAGACCGTTTCAAAATGAATTTTGGGATTATAAAGAAGAGGGGCTTTATGTGGACATTGTGTCGGGAGAGCCTCTATTTACATCGAAAGAGAAATTTGATTCCCACTGCGGCTGGCCTAGCTTTACACAACCTATTATTAACCATAATGTCAATGAGGTGGTGGACACCACGCACGGCATGGTCCGCACAGAAGTGAGGAGCCGCCAAGCAGATTCGCATTTAGGTCATGTGTTTAATGACGGTCCAGGTCCGAACGGGCTGCGCTATTGCATTAACTCTGCTTCGCTTAAATTTATCCCAAAAGACAAGCTGGAAGCGGAAGGCTATGGCGAGTATGCTTCTTTGTTTGTTCAAATATAG
- a CDS encoding nitroreductase, with the protein MNVEEAIRTRRTIGRVKQDPVDRALIERLLDAAVWAPSHHNTQPWSFIVMSGEGRARLAEGYARVSASLVPELSGQALEDRMAKERTKAYRAPVIIAAVCSPSDDPRAVLAEELAAAQAAVQNLLLAAHANGLGAIWRSGDPMYHPLMNETFDLAPQDQIVAFIYLGYPDMTAPEPKRMPATAKTVWLV; encoded by the coding sequence ATGAACGTCGAAGAAGCAATTCGAACACGGAGAACAATAGGCAGAGTAAAGCAGGATCCGGTTGATCGCGCTCTTATTGAACGTCTGCTGGATGCGGCCGTTTGGGCGCCAAGCCATCATAATACGCAGCCATGGTCATTTATTGTAATGAGCGGCGAAGGAAGAGCAAGGCTTGCTGAAGGTTACGCACGCGTATCCGCTTCGCTTGTACCTGAGCTAAGCGGACAGGCGCTTGAGGATCGAATGGCGAAGGAGCGCACCAAGGCGTACCGCGCACCCGTCATTATTGCAGCCGTATGCTCGCCGTCGGACGATCCGCGCGCAGTGCTTGCGGAGGAGCTCGCTGCAGCTCAAGCAGCAGTCCAAAATCTGCTGCTCGCAGCTCATGCGAATGGACTAGGTGCGATTTGGCGTTCGGGTGATCCAATGTATCATCCGTTGATGAATGAAACGTTTGACCTTGCCCCGCAGGATCAAATTGTAGCCTTTATTTATTTGGGTTATCCCGATATGACTGCTCCAGAGCCGAAACGTATGCCTGCTACTGCTAAGACCGTATGGCTGGTCTAA
- the sdaAB gene encoding L-serine ammonia-lyase, iron-sulfur-dependent subunit beta, producing MRFKDTFSIIGPSMVGPSSSHTAGAVRIGRVARQIFGGLPQEAEIVLYKSFAETYRGHGTDSALAAGLLDFDTDDARIRDALKLAEEAGVRIVFRKGENVSVHPNTALLILRGEGREDRIMGASIGGGNIEITSVNDFDVKATMLYPTMILFHNDRPGMLGEVTSLLGKEGVNIGYMDVDRKSRRGDALSVMETDEAISDELIEKIERMPSVKRIAIVDLAANEVRE from the coding sequence ATGCGATTTAAGGATACATTTTCGATAATTGGTCCCAGCATGGTCGGACCGTCAAGCTCTCACACCGCCGGAGCTGTTCGCATCGGGCGCGTTGCCCGGCAAATTTTCGGTGGATTGCCTCAAGAGGCGGAGATTGTACTGTACAAATCTTTCGCTGAAACGTATCGCGGACATGGCACTGATTCGGCTTTGGCTGCGGGTCTGCTGGACTTCGATACGGATGATGCTCGAATTCGGGATGCACTTAAGCTGGCTGAGGAGGCAGGAGTTAGAATCGTATTCCGAAAAGGGGAAAATGTATCCGTCCATCCCAATACCGCGCTGCTTATTTTGAGAGGTGAAGGTCGTGAGGACCGGATTATGGGTGCTTCTATCGGTGGGGGAAATATTGAGATTACAAGCGTTAATGATTTTGATGTTAAGGCGACGATGCTGTATCCAACGATGATCCTCTTCCATAACGATCGTCCTGGTATGCTCGGCGAGGTGACGAGCCTGCTTGGCAAGGAAGGTGTCAATATCGGTTACATGGATGTGGACCGCAAGAGTCGCCGGGGCGACGCCTTAAGCGTAATGGAGACGGATGAGGCTATTTCGGATGAACTAATCGAGAAGATCGAGCGAATGCCATCGGTTAAACGCATTGCAATAGTAGATTTGGCGGCGAATGAGGTGAGGGAATGA
- a CDS encoding M20 family metallopeptidase — MTILEENDALTKQLIEIRRELHRYPELSFQESETAKRVAGQLEAWGISCRTEVGGHGIIADLHGSQPGRVIALRADMDALPIHEESGLPFASSRLGIMHACGHDAHTAMLLGAARLLQTSEFSGTVRLLFQAAEEVNAGAKAIIEDGALAGVDEIYGLHNLPTLPAGMAATRYGSMMGSVDRFELTIEGRGGHGAIPEQSHDPIVCAAAIVGGLQTIVSRETSPFEPVVVTVGSIHAGDANNVIPQRAELTGTVRTFDPLVQEAMPERIERTVKRIAEGYRCEAKLRYIRQVPVLQNVDECVRHVERTIDQEIGAKRRVTAAPTLAGEDFSIYLKEVPGCFFWLGSGPADNPEEAYGLHHPRYTLNEECIPLGASLLASIALRRLAAFDPVDEK; from the coding sequence ATGACCATCCTTGAAGAGAACGATGCCCTTACTAAGCAGCTCATCGAAATTCGCCGCGAGCTGCATCGATATCCTGAGCTTAGTTTCCAGGAATCAGAGACTGCGAAAAGAGTTGCCGGTCAGTTGGAGGCATGGGGCATTTCTTGCCGAACCGAGGTAGGCGGTCACGGTATTATCGCTGATCTGCACGGGAGCCAGCCGGGCCGTGTAATCGCTCTGCGCGCCGACATGGACGCGCTGCCCATTCATGAGGAGAGCGGTCTTCCATTCGCGTCATCCCGCTTAGGTATCATGCATGCCTGCGGTCATGATGCGCATACCGCGATGCTGCTTGGAGCGGCTCGTTTGCTGCAGACTAGCGAATTTTCGGGTACGGTACGATTGTTGTTCCAGGCTGCTGAAGAGGTGAATGCTGGGGCGAAGGCAATCATCGAGGATGGCGCGTTGGCCGGCGTAGATGAAATATACGGCCTTCATAATCTTCCTACCTTGCCCGCGGGTATGGCGGCAACGCGATATGGATCGATGATGGGCTCGGTAGACCGTTTTGAGCTTACCATTGAAGGTAGAGGCGGTCATGGCGCTATTCCGGAGCAGTCGCATGATCCCATCGTGTGTGCAGCTGCGATTGTGGGCGGCCTGCAGACTATAGTTAGTCGAGAAACCTCTCCCTTCGAGCCCGTCGTTGTTACAGTTGGGAGTATCCATGCAGGGGATGCTAATAACGTGATCCCGCAAAGGGCAGAATTGACAGGTACTGTACGCACCTTTGATCCCTTGGTTCAGGAAGCGATGCCGGAGCGTATTGAGCGCACTGTGAAGCGAATCGCTGAGGGCTACCGGTGCGAGGCGAAGCTGCGTTATATTCGCCAAGTGCCCGTTCTGCAAAACGTTGATGAATGTGTCCGTCACGTAGAACGGACGATCGATCAGGAGATTGGGGCGAAGCGTAGAGTTACGGCCGCGCCAACATTAGCAGGAGAAGATTTTTCTATTTATTTAAAGGAAGTGCCCGGCTGCTTCTTCTGGCTGGGCTCGGGCCCCGCGGACAATCCGGAGGAAGCATATGGCTTGCATCATCCCCGATATACGCTGAATGAAGAATGCATTCCGCTTGGCGCTTCGCTGCTTGCTTCCATTGCTCTAAGGCGGCTTGCAGCATTTGATCCAGTAGACGAAAAATGA
- a CDS encoding dihydrodipicolinate synthase family protein, whose protein sequence is MHAPKQTLSPELKKALFEGLVIPAHPLALDENRKLDERHQRALTRYYAASGAGGMAVGVHSTQFEIRDSEFNLFEPVLRMAAEEIDKAKLDRPFIKVAGICGPTEQALAETKIALKLGYDAALLSMGGLADLSESDLLKRTEQIAQQIPVIGFYLQPSVGGKILSFDFWRAFAEIPNVVAIKMAPFNRYQTIDVVRAVCYSSRRDEIALYTGNDDNIVNDLLTTYRFNVEGTPVAKRIVGGLLGHWAVWTHKAVELMEEIKRHRDDEQYSKEWLTRNVEVTDSNAAFFDPAHQFAGCIPGIHEVLRRQGLMKGTWCLNPHEQLSPGQADEIERVYRDYPHLHDDDFVAAHLQEWLSELSKK, encoded by the coding sequence GTGCATGCACCAAAACAAACCTTATCGCCTGAGCTGAAGAAGGCGCTCTTCGAGGGGCTTGTGATTCCCGCCCATCCTTTGGCGCTGGATGAGAATCGCAAGCTGGATGAGCGGCATCAACGGGCCTTGACTCGCTATTATGCCGCATCTGGAGCGGGAGGAATGGCGGTTGGCGTTCACTCCACTCAGTTCGAAATACGCGACAGCGAATTCAACTTATTCGAGCCGGTGCTGCGGATGGCGGCGGAGGAAATCGACAAGGCGAAGCTGGATCGACCGTTTATAAAGGTTGCGGGCATTTGCGGACCGACAGAGCAAGCGCTGGCTGAGACGAAGATAGCTCTAAAACTTGGCTACGATGCAGCCTTGCTCAGCATGGGAGGCCTTGCTGATCTAAGCGAGTCGGATTTGCTGAAGCGTACGGAGCAGATTGCGCAGCAGATTCCGGTAATCGGTTTTTATTTGCAGCCTTCTGTTGGTGGCAAAATTTTAAGCTTTGACTTCTGGCGGGCGTTTGCAGAGATTCCTAATGTTGTCGCTATCAAGATGGCACCATTCAATCGTTACCAGACAATCGATGTCGTTCGCGCCGTTTGCTACTCCAGCCGCCGTGACGAAATTGCTCTCTATACCGGCAATGACGATAACATCGTTAATGATCTGCTGACAACCTACCGCTTCAATGTAGAAGGAACACCTGTTGCTAAGCGAATTGTCGGTGGACTGCTGGGCCACTGGGCTGTATGGACGCATAAGGCTGTGGAGCTTATGGAGGAAATCAAGCGGCATCGTGACGATGAGCAGTATAGCAAAGAGTGGCTGACTCGAAACGTCGAGGTAACAGATTCTAATGCGGCATTCTTTGATCCAGCGCATCAGTTTGCAGGCTGTATTCCCGGCATTCACGAGGTGCTTCGCCGTCAGGGATTAATGAAGGGCACTTGGTGCCTGAATCCGCATGAGCAGCTTTCACCGGGTCAGGCAGATGAAATCGAGCGGGTGTATAGGGATTATCCACATCTGCATGACGATGATTTTGTGGCTGCCCATTTGCAGGAATGGTTGTCTGAGCTCTCAAAGAAATGA
- a CDS encoding phosphodiester glycosidase family protein has product MNLTVKALNRTALLACAPFIGMMIWLLLSDTVIQLSNEAFPKPVTEQAKPPEADIMPAAKGLELAQQTASQTRESIQKQIKLYHETNEDMAKISSIAAAQAKRPLLIYDRNITSKLGKVSETIESDKLRAQLFYIKAENFSAYALKVKLKSADAMTMTLGEDELGKAETTLAAVKRNNAVAGVNAGGFADGGGKRYPLSTTIVDGSYATGFEPPHANLFFVGLNDQNELIGGKFATKEQLNAKKPKFGASFVPVLLRGEAPQPIPAKWQTSPKRAPRTVIANYKDDQLLFLVADGYDETGSSGATLEEMQLLLQRYGAVDGYNLDGGGSSSLIFNGRVINKPSDGNLRKLPTHFLFFK; this is encoded by the coding sequence ATGAACCTGACAGTCAAAGCTCTAAACCGTACAGCGCTGCTTGCTTGCGCACCTTTTATTGGCATGATGATTTGGCTGCTCTTGTCCGATACTGTTATTCAATTATCTAATGAAGCATTTCCAAAGCCCGTAACCGAGCAGGCAAAACCTCCTGAAGCAGACATTATGCCTGCAGCCAAGGGGCTAGAGCTTGCCCAGCAAACCGCATCACAGACACGCGAATCGATTCAAAAACAAATCAAGCTATATCATGAAACGAATGAAGATATGGCGAAAATTTCATCCATTGCGGCTGCACAAGCAAAGCGACCGCTTCTAATCTATGATCGCAATATTACTAGCAAGCTGGGCAAAGTATCCGAAACGATCGAATCGGACAAGCTGAGAGCACAGCTCTTCTACATAAAAGCAGAGAACTTCTCAGCCTATGCACTGAAGGTGAAGCTGAAGAGCGCAGACGCCATGACGATGACGCTTGGAGAAGATGAGCTGGGTAAAGCTGAGACAACGCTCGCTGCTGTGAAACGCAACAACGCAGTCGCAGGAGTCAATGCAGGCGGCTTCGCCGATGGCGGCGGCAAGCGTTACCCGTTGAGTACAACGATTGTGGACGGCAGTTATGCTACGGGCTTTGAGCCGCCCCATGCCAATTTATTTTTTGTCGGTTTAAACGATCAGAACGAGCTGATCGGCGGGAAGTTCGCGACCAAAGAGCAGCTTAATGCCAAAAAACCAAAATTTGGCGCCTCGTTTGTGCCTGTCCTGCTGCGCGGCGAAGCTCCGCAGCCAATTCCGGCTAAATGGCAAACGAGTCCAAAGCGCGCTCCGCGAACGGTTATTGCCAACTATAAGGATGACCAGCTCCTCTTTCTTGTGGCCGATGGTTATGACGAGACGGGCAGCTCTGGCGCAACACTTGAAGAAATGCAGCTGCTGCTGCAGCGCTATGGCGCTGTTGACGGCTATAATTTGGATGGCGGCGGCTCTTCTTCGCTTATTTTTAACGGCCGCGTCATCAATAAGCCTTCCGATGGCAATCTGCGCAAGCTGCCGACGCATTTTCTGTTTTTCAAATAA
- a CDS encoding stalk domain-containing protein: protein MKRENLIKRLVKRIMIASLLVSLIGAGLGAGERADAAERQPANLVFVHGSKQAVVNGKTQQLVTPLPVVKGVTMIPARVLANSVGASVYNDSLGTHIDTYFNKVTLNVDMRGTKRNGKYMVMPNAALLINGTIHVPLSAVKLLWNADYKFNAVLNQITITIEPEPNVAPVAGFEAPLEVKLGEPIEFRDFSYDPDGKIAKTEWTGRKSTYFEPGVYTVTQSVIDNEGLSSEVYAQEINVLDEVMYTPYEYYMRYGNAGDKFVVDGALMNTFNEVATVESKTGRTLYMSNAPERFFDEGLLYEDTLNDPSRIFIHHRNGSAERLKLAVVVTNNESESVKLTIGNRGLAGPSTSALQFGSMAITRYFANSAPRELIIEPGTSQVLLPEMETMIMKPDEGFSALLDVDMDGKLTFTTMSLREYTDSVSAASILEPLEKVGNRGKFFDTDQLIIVNEKIGATKSKLRLGQRGPAMAGVDALTGGMTINGGEYGAVTTIKLKNVAYGTRIILNPRAGIFQGALKVNDKVVSVPTGGHVKVGEGALIYTQVRPEGNAGLQTPPEVVIEYSSPGASSLPILFVFFPESDFK from the coding sequence ATGAAGAGAGAGAATTTGATCAAACGTTTGGTGAAACGAATTATGATTGCAAGTTTATTAGTTTCACTTATAGGGGCAGGGCTTGGTGCTGGGGAGCGAGCGGATGCAGCAGAGCGTCAGCCGGCCAATCTGGTATTCGTACATGGTTCGAAACAGGCGGTAGTAAATGGGAAGACGCAGCAGCTCGTAACACCGCTGCCAGTAGTCAAAGGGGTCACGATGATTCCAGCTCGCGTGCTTGCGAACTCTGTAGGGGCGAGCGTCTATAATGATAGCTTAGGCACTCATATTGATACTTATTTTAATAAGGTGACCTTGAATGTTGATATGCGCGGGACAAAGCGCAATGGCAAGTATATGGTTATGCCAAATGCGGCTCTACTAATCAACGGAACGATACATGTTCCACTTTCTGCGGTTAAGCTGCTCTGGAATGCGGACTATAAGTTTAATGCGGTGCTTAACCAAATCACGATTACGATTGAACCTGAGCCGAACGTAGCGCCAGTGGCGGGCTTCGAGGCTCCGCTAGAGGTTAAGCTGGGCGAGCCTATCGAATTCAGGGATTTCAGTTATGATCCAGATGGAAAAATTGCGAAGACGGAATGGACCGGGCGCAAGAGTACTTATTTTGAGCCAGGAGTCTATACGGTTACACAAAGCGTTATCGATAACGAGGGATTGAGCAGTGAGGTGTACGCACAAGAAATTAATGTTCTTGATGAAGTCATGTATACGCCTTATGAATATTACATGCGGTATGGTAATGCTGGAGACAAATTTGTTGTCGATGGCGCGCTGATGAACACCTTTAATGAGGTAGCAACGGTAGAATCCAAAACAGGGCGCACCTTATACATGTCAAATGCGCCAGAGCGTTTCTTTGACGAGGGTTTGCTTTATGAGGATACTTTAAACGATCCGAGCCGTATTTTCATTCATCACCGCAATGGATCGGCTGAACGTCTAAAGCTGGCGGTTGTTGTTACGAATAATGAAAGCGAAAGCGTTAAGCTGACGATTGGCAACCGTGGTCTAGCGGGACCAAGCACAAGTGCGCTGCAATTCGGTTCTATGGCGATAACAAGATACTTTGCGAATTCGGCTCCTCGCGAGCTTATTATTGAACCGGGTACCTCGCAGGTGCTGCTGCCAGAAATGGAAACCATGATCATGAAGCCGGATGAAGGCTTCTCAGCTCTGCTGGACGTAGATATGGATGGCAAATTGACATTTACTACGATGTCTCTTAGGGAGTACACTGATTCAGTCAGCGCTGCGTCCATTCTGGAGCCGCTTGAGAAAGTCGGAAACCGCGGTAAATTTTTTGATACGGATCAGTTAATTATAGTGAATGAGAAAATTGGTGCAACGAAAAGCAAGCTGCGTCTTGGTCAGCGTGGTCCCGCTATGGCAGGCGTAGATGCATTGACAGGCGGAATGACGATAAACGGCGGGGAATATGGCGCTGTGACAACGATTAAGCTGAAGAATGTAGCTTACGGTACACGAATTATTTTGAATCCGCGTGCGGGTATTTTCCAAGGTGCGCTCAAGGTAAATGATAAAGTGGTGTCTGTGCCGACTGGCGGTCATGTGAAGGTAGGCGAGGGTGCTTTGATTTATACCCAAGTGAGACCTGAAGGAAATGCAGGACTGCAAACACCGCCGGAGGTCGTTATTGAATATTCTTCACCAGGAGCTAGCTCATTGCCGATCTTATTCGTATTTTTTCCGGAATCAGATTTTAAATAA